AAAGGATAATGAGATTATGGAAAAACTTTTATCCAAAATTATCATTGCAATCTTGGAAGGAAAAGATTATAGACCCCATGTTTTAGCAACTATCAACAAGAGATTTATTGATAATGCCCATACCTTGATAGAGAAAGTCTATACTGCTAAAAAAACAAACAAGGATATTGACTGGTGGATTACTAATTTAATTGAGGGAGGCAAAACTAAGAATGAGGTATTATGGTTTGGCGGCCTTAACAATAAAACTGTAACCAATATGATGGGGACAGCTAAAAAAGAGGTGTGTATAGAATTAGGTAAACAGAATGTTAAATCTCTGGAGATGTTGATAAAAGAATTTACGAACGACACTTTACCAAAAATTTTGGTTTCTATTCTGTGGAGAAATGAAAAAGTGGAGTTAAACGAAATAGAGTCATTAATATTAGTAAACACTCTTTCTACTATGAAATTATCCGTTCAGGGCGGGGCTTGGAGTGAAGTAGGAAAGAAGACCGAAAAAGAACTGCTGTACTCAATTTTTGAGCTTTTGGCAGTAAAACAC
The window above is part of the Nitrospirota bacterium genome. Proteins encoded here:
- a CDS encoding CfrBI family restriction endonuclease, whose protein sequence is KDNEIMEKLLSKIIIAILEGKDYRPHVLATINKRFIDNAHTLIEKVYTAKKTNKDIDWWITNLIEGGKTKNEVLWFGGLNNKTVTNMMGTAKKEVCIELGKQNVKSLEMLIKEFTNDTLPKILVSILWRNEKVELNEIESLILVNTLSTMKLSVQGGAWSEVGKKTEKELLYSIFELLAVKHIQYILVSDEMKKKGLVGNREIDGVVFTDDNNKVLQIELKLLGIGNPEIADEALARKVDLFLIDRLTPMMIEEAKKLGIKVIELRNKNALLEIYYFLKTHGVTASKPTEIDFAKSIPRILEKYNEELENKKILQKAKELLK